TCCTCCAGAGGACAACATTCCACCGTGGGACATCCATTCGCCCGATGACGGGGCATGGAAAAAATCTGTGGCTCTACTGCACAAAGGTCAAATGAGGACGCTGACCCACGCAGATGAACGCTGATTCGAGAGATTCTCTCCTGCGCTTCTTTGCGCCTTTGCGCCCTTGCGTTCAAAAAAACGCCCTTTTTGCAGTGGAGCCATCGAGGAGCCATAGATCAGACCAATGATAAGGAGGAACCAACCATGGCCAAGGCACGCTTTGAGCACATGAAGGGGGTGTTCGGCCTTCTGCCCACCCCGTACGATGAAAATCTGGAGATCCACACGCCGGATCTGCGGGCCGCTGCCGACTTCTGCTGCCGCAGCGGGCAACACGGCATCGTCTGGCCGGTGATGGTGGGCGAGTTCTACCTGCTGGGCGAGGAGGAGCGGATCCGCAACCTGGATGCCATCCTGGAAGAGGTCAACGGGCGGCTGCCGGTTATCTTTGGCTGTTCGGGCGTCTCCATCCCCCAGGTGGTGTTGTTTGCCCGGGCTGCCCAGAAGGCCGGGGCGGACGCGGTCATCGCCATGGCCCCGGCGCGGACCAACGCGGCCATGGCCATGGACATGTACCGCCGTATCGCCCAGGTCTTCGACGGCCCCATTGTGGTGCAGAATCACCACGAGTACGCCCCCTTGACCGGTGAGCAGATTGCATCCCTGGTGGAGGAGATCCCCCAGATCCAGTACATCAAGGAAGAGCGCATGCCCGGCCCCAAGCACATTGCCGAGGTGGCCCGCCTGGTGGGGGATCGGGTGAAGACCATCTTCGGCGGCGCCGCGGGCAAGTTTCTGCCCGACGAATATCGCAGGGGCGCCAACGGCTGCATGCCTGCCTGTGAAATCGCGGACCTGCTGGCCAAGGTGATGGAGCTGTTGTGGGCCGGCAAGGAAGAGGAGGCCCGGGAGCTCCACCGGCGGCTCCTGCCCCTGATCATTCTGGAAAACCACCCTTTCATGCGCTACATCCTGAAGCGGCGGGGCGTCTTCACCTCCACCGTGGAGCGGGTGCCTGCCGGTCCCCGTGCCCTGGACGCCGACGACAGGCGGGAGATCTCCATCCTGTTGAAGGCCATCGAACAGGACATAGACGCCTATCCCTTTGGCCCCGAGTAGGGGCGGGTACCCTACCCGTCCGGTGAAGGGTCGATTTGAACCATGCCCTCGTACCTGTTGCGGCTTGCGTGCGCCGATTTGTTGTGTAATCCTTGAAAGTGTGCCTATAATAGCCAGTCGCACAGGCGTTGAGGCATGATTGCCGGCCGTCAGGGCCGGTACAGTTCGAGGACAATATCGTTTCATGACCAAACTAGTCATCGTAGAATCCCCGACCAAAGCCCGCACCATCCGCAACTTCCTCCCCCAGGAATACCGGGTGGAGGCGAGTATGGGCCACATCCGGGATCTGCCCGCCTCGGCCAGCGAAATTCCGCCGGCCTACAAAGGCGAGCCCTGGTCCCGGTTGGGGGTAGACGTGGAGCACGACTTCAAGCCCCTGTACGTGGTCCCCAGCGAGAAGAA
The window above is part of the Litorilinea aerophila genome. Proteins encoded here:
- a CDS encoding dihydrodipicolinate synthase family protein, which produces MAKARFEHMKGVFGLLPTPYDENLEIHTPDLRAAADFCCRSGQHGIVWPVMVGEFYLLGEEERIRNLDAILEEVNGRLPVIFGCSGVSIPQVVLFARAAQKAGADAVIAMAPARTNAAMAMDMYRRIAQVFDGPIVVQNHHEYAPLTGEQIASLVEEIPQIQYIKEERMPGPKHIAEVARLVGDRVKTIFGGAAGKFLPDEYRRGANGCMPACEIADLLAKVMELLWAGKEEEARELHRRLLPLIILENHPFMRYILKRRGVFTSTVERVPAGPRALDADDRREISILLKAIEQDIDAYPFGPE